The region AGGTTTATGGTTATAATCGTTCTGGTACCATCAATGCTAGTATGGAGTTTGATGTTGATACCTTAAGCCCAACTTATAAATTGTTAATTGGTGTACCTGGTCGAAGCAATGCCTTTGAAATATCCAAACGTCTAGGCTTAGATGAGACAGTTATTGAGGAAGCTAAACAAATTATTGATGGTGAAAGTCAAGATTTAAATGATATGATTGCAGACTTAGAAAATCGTCGTAAGATGGCAGAAACCGAATATCATGAGGTCAGACATCATGTAGATGAAGCTGAAAGATTACATCGAGAGTTAGAAAATGCCTATGGTTACTTCTTTGAAGAGCAAGAAAAAGAATTGGCAAAAGCTAAACAAGAAGCCAATGCTTTGGTAAAAGAGGCAGAGGAAGAGGCTGAAAAAATCATTGCAGATATCCGGAAAAAGCAATTATTAAGTGGCCAACAAGGTGGCGTTAAAGAACATGAATTGATTGATGCCAAGAGTAAGATGACTCGTTTGTATCACGAAGAAACGCAATTGAAAAAAAATAAAGTCTTGCAAAAAGCTAAAGAACAAAAACAATTCAAATCTGGTGACGATGTCAAAGTCGAGTCTTTTGGGCAACGTGGAACTTTACTTAAAAAAATGGGTGAGGGTCAATGGCAAGTTCAAATGGGAATTTTGAAAATGGTCATAGACGAAGATGATTTAACTTTATTAAAACCCGAAAAAGTTGAACCCAAACGAATGATCTCTACTGTTAAAAGTAGTGGCGCAAGTCGAGTTACTAATCAATTAGATTTACGAGGCAAACGTTATGAAGATGCTCTAGCTGAGGTTGATCGTTATTTAGATGCAGCTATTTTAGCGGGACATAGTCAAGTGACCATTGTTCATGGTAAAGGAACAGGGGTTTTACGAAAAGCTATTGCTAATTATTTGAAAAATCATCGTAATGTTCAAAGTTATGAACTAGCTCCAGCTAATCAAGGTGGAAGTGGCGCTACGATTGTTCAATTTAAGTAAGACTTAGTAAGAGATACTTGTGATGGAAACTAATTATTAGTGAAATAATTTTACCTCTGTTATAATACTAATTGTAAAGAACATAGACGTATTATTAGGAGGAAATATAATGGTTAAACATGTAACTGACAGTAATTTCGTAGAAGAAACAAATGAAGGCGTAACATTAGTTGATTTTTGGGCACCGTGGTGTGGTCCTTGTCGTATACAAGGTCCAATTATAGATGAGATGGCAGAAGAAATGACAGATGTCACATTTGCAAAAATGGATGTTGATGAGAATCCGGCAACAGCTACACAATTCGGGATTCAAAGTATTCCAACCTTATTAATTAAAAAAGATGGTGAAGTTGTCGAAACATTGATGGGTGTTCATCGTAAAGAGCAATTGGCAACTGTTTTAAATAAGTACCTTTAATATCAAAAAAACAAGCCTTAGTGAGCGTAGATCTTACTAAGGCTTGTTTTTTTATTTGCAATAATTATGTTTTATTTGACTATTAGCCTACTTTGATGGTAAGGTTAAACCTAAAGTTAGGCGTACCTAAAAAGATTATTAAGAGGTGTTAGAAATGGAAAGAGTTGTTTATATGAGTGATGTACATGCTACATCTAGAGATAAAAGTAAGGCAATCGCAGTAGAAGATTTAACGGTTAGTTATCAAGGGAAAACAGCATTATCTGATATTAACTTGATGATTCAACCGGGGGCTATCACTGGTATTATTGGACCAAATGGAGCAGGTAAGTCGACCTTATTAAAAGGAATGATGGGTTTAATTAAAACTGATTCGGGAAAAGTCTCGATTGGCAATCAAGAGCTACAAAAACGCCAACGAGATATTGCTTACGTGGAACAACGGAGTGAGATTGACTTGAATTTTCCAATTACTGTTGAAGAAGTGGTTTTATTAGGGAGTTATCCTAAGTTAGGGCTCTTTAAGAGACCTAAAGAAAAAGAGAAGGAGCTTGTGACAGAATGTTTGAAACTTGTTAAAATGGTAGAATTTCGTACACGTCAAATAGGTGAACTTTCAGGTGGGCAACTTCAGCGGGTTTTCATCGCGCGTGCGTTAGCACAAGAAGCGGACATTATTTTTTTAGATGAGCCGTTTGTCGGAATTGATATGAGTAGTGAACAAGTAATTATTGATATTTTGAAACAGTTAAAAGCGCAAGGAAAAACAATTTTGATTGTTCATCACGATTTGCATAAGGTAACTGATTATTTTGACGATGTCATTATTCTGAAAAAACAATTGATCGCTTATGGACCTGTTGAGCATATCTTTACAAGTGAAACGTTAGAAAAGGCTTATGGCCAAACTTTAGGAGCTATTCAAATTAAAGGAGTTGATGGAGAATGATTAGCAATTTTATTGATGGATTAATTCAATATGAATTTTTACAAAATGCCTTAATTACCTGTTTGATTGTCGGATTGGTTTCAGGGATCATAGGATGCTTTATTGTATTGAGAGGAATGTCGTTAATGGGTGACGCTATTTCTCATGCAGTGTTACCAGGCGTGGCGATGTCTTATATGCTAGGTGTTAATTATATTATCGGTGCGTCACTTTTCGGAATCGCCTCAGCTGGTTTGATTGGACTTGTTACTCAGAAAAGTAAGTTGAAAAATGATACAGCAATAGGCATTGTGTTTAGCTCGTTCTTTGCCTTAGGAGTTATTATGATAAGCTTCGCTCAAAGTTCTACTGATTTATATCATATTCTTTTTGGAAATGTTTTAGCAGTAAGACAGAGCGATATTATTATGACAGGTGTTGTAGCAATTGTTGTTTTATTAGGAATCTTGTTATTTTATAAGGAATTATTAGTGAGCTCTTTTGATCCAACAATGGCTAAAGCTTACGGTTTAAATACGCAATTAATTCATTATGCTTTAATGTTTGGTTTGACGCTTGTTGCAGTAACAGCTTTACAAACAATTGGGACTATTTTGGTAGTAGCGTTATTAGTAACCCCCGCTGCAACTGCTTTTTTATTAACAAATAAATTGAAGCATATGATTTTTCTATCTGCGTTTATCAGTATAGTCAGTTCAGTTATTGGGTTATTCTTTAGTTATAGTTACAATTTAGCTTCAGGAGCAGCAATTGTATTAACAGCAGTAGTCTTTTTTATAGCTGCCTTTTTATTTTCACCGAAGCAAGGAATTATAATCAAGCGTAGAGAGGAAGTTTTAATAAAATGAAACACTTTAAATTAGTACTTATTAGTTTACTAGCAGTGGGTATTTTGGGAGGCTG is a window of Vagococcus intermedius DNA encoding:
- the trxA gene encoding thioredoxin, which gives rise to MVKHVTDSNFVEETNEGVTLVDFWAPWCGPCRIQGPIIDEMAEEMTDVTFAKMDVDENPATATQFGIQSIPTLLIKKDGEVVETLMGVHRKEQLATVLNKYL
- a CDS encoding metal ABC transporter permease yields the protein MISNFIDGLIQYEFLQNALITCLIVGLVSGIIGCFIVLRGMSLMGDAISHAVLPGVAMSYMLGVNYIIGASLFGIASAGLIGLVTQKSKLKNDTAIGIVFSSFFALGVIMISFAQSSTDLYHILFGNVLAVRQSDIIMTGVVAIVVLLGILLFYKELLVSSFDPTMAKAYGLNTQLIHYALMFGLTLVAVTALQTIGTILVVALLVTPAATAFLLTNKLKHMIFLSAFISIVSSVIGLFFSYSYNLASGAAIVLTAVVFFIAAFLFSPKQGIIIKRREEVLIK
- a CDS encoding metal ABC transporter ATP-binding protein; the encoded protein is MERVVYMSDVHATSRDKSKAIAVEDLTVSYQGKTALSDINLMIQPGAITGIIGPNGAGKSTLLKGMMGLIKTDSGKVSIGNQELQKRQRDIAYVEQRSEIDLNFPITVEEVVLLGSYPKLGLFKRPKEKEKELVTECLKLVKMVEFRTRQIGELSGGQLQRVFIARALAQEADIIFLDEPFVGIDMSSEQVIIDILKQLKAQGKTILIVHHDLHKVTDYFDDVIILKKQLIAYGPVEHIFTSETLEKAYGQTLGAIQIKGVDGE